From the Osmerus eperlanus chromosome 19, fOsmEpe2.1, whole genome shotgun sequence genome, one window contains:
- the rab34b gene encoding ras-related protein Rab-34, which translates to MRNMLPPVKKDRIIAQLPQCFTPNAALHTKESFHTQVTSACHGQKTGPVGFNIAKVIVVGDVAVGKTCLISRFCKDMFDKNYKATIGVDFEMERFEVLGVPFSLQLWDTAGQERFKCIASTYYRGAQAIIVVFDLSSVGSLIHARQWLEDAMKENDPSSVLLFLVGTKKDLSSPDQLEYMEQEAIRLSEEIKAEYWAVSAKSGDGVKDFFFRVASLTFEANVLAELERSGCRQIGDIIRITDSTEEQHKPTKKKANCC; encoded by the exons ATGAGAAATATGTTACCACCCGTGAAAAAAGACCGGATCATAGCTCAGCTtccccag TGTTTCACTCCAAATGCAGCCCTGCACACCAAAGAAAGCTTCCACACGCAGGTGACATCTGCCTGCCACGGACAGAAGACTGGCCCAGTGGG GTTTAACATTGCTAAGGTGATTGTTGTGGGGGATGTGGCTGTGGGGAAGACCTGTCTGATCAGCAG GTTCTGTAAGGACAtgtttgataagaattacaagGCTACTATTGGGGTGGATTTTGAGATGGAGCGATTCGAAGTGCTGGGTGTACCTTTCAGTTTACAGCT aTGGGACACAGCTGGACAGGAGAGGTTCAAGTGTATTGCTTCCACATATTACAGAGGAGCacagg CCATCATCGTGGTATTTGACTTGAGCAGTGTGGGATCTCTGATACATGCCAG gCAGTGGCTGGAAGATGCTATGAAGGAGAACGACCCCTCAAGTGTGCTCTTGTTTCTGGTTGGAACCAAGAAGGACCTCAGT tctcctgacCAGCTGGAATATATGGAGCAGGAGGCCATCCGACTGTCTGAAGAGATCAAAGCAGAGTACTGGGCAGTGTCTGCTAAATCAG GTGACGGCGTCAAGGACTTTTTCTTCCGGGTCGCGTCTCTGACCTTCGAGGCCAACGTGCTGGCAGAGCTGGAGAGGAGCGGGTGCAGGCAGATCGGTGACATCATCA GGATCACTGACAGCACGGAGGAGCAGCACAAACCGACCAAGAAAAAAGCAAACTGCTGCTGA
- the sdf2 gene encoding stromal cell-derived factor 2 isoform X1, with protein sequence MDNCTGPSHFIFISILLYCVCGLSFGTELSFVTCGSVVKLLNVKHNVRLHSHDVRYGSGSGQQSVTGVTTVEDSNSYWSLRGTIGAMCHRGTPVKCGQTIRLTHVNTGRNLHSHYFTSPLSSNQEVSAFGEDGEGDNLDEWTVQCGGSVWQREEAVRFLHTATEALLSVTGEQYGRPIHGQREVHAMAGSSQHSLWKAMEGIYMKPSESPLGSRDYSHPQHTEF encoded by the exons ATGGATAACTGTACTGGTCCCtcacattttatttttatctcTATACTGTTGTATTGTGTATGTGGGCTTTCATTTGGTACTGAACTTAGTTTTGTGACGTGCGGTTCAGTCGTGAAACTATTGAATGTAAAGCATAATGTGAGACTTCACTCGCATGACGTGCGCTACGGTTCTG GTAGTGGACAGCAGTCGGTGACAGGAGTCACCACCGTAGAGGATAGTAATAGTTACTGGAGCTTGCGTGGCACTATTGGCGCCATGTGCCACCGTGGGACCCCTGTCAAGTGTGGCCAGACCATCCGCCTGACACATGTCAACACAGGGAGGAACCTTCACAGCCACTACTTTACCTCCCCACTTTCCTCCAATCAG GAGGTGAGTGCGTTTGGTGAGGACGGGGAGGGGGACAACCTTGACGAGTGGACGGTCCAATGCGGGGGCTCCGTGTGGCAGCGTGAAGAGGCCGTCCGCTTCCTCCACACCGCTACCGAGGCTCTGCTGTCAGTGACAGGGGAGCAGTATGGGCGACCCATCCACGGACAGAGGGAGGTACACGCCATGGCAGGCTCCAGCCAGCACAGCCTGTGGAAGGCCATGGAAGGAATCTACATGAAGCCTAGCGAGAGCCCGCTAGGTAGCAGAGACTACAGCCATCCTCAACACACAGAGTTCTGA
- the sdf2 gene encoding stromal cell-derived factor 2 isoform X2, protein MCHRGTPVKCGQTIRLTHVNTGRNLHSHYFTSPLSSNQEVSAFGEDGEGDNLDEWTVQCGGSVWQREEAVRFLHTATEALLSVTGEQYGRPIHGQREVHAMAGSSQHSLWKAMEGIYMKPSESPLGSRDYSHPQHTEF, encoded by the exons ATGTGCCACCGTGGGACCCCTGTCAAGTGTGGCCAGACCATCCGCCTGACACATGTCAACACAGGGAGGAACCTTCACAGCCACTACTTTACCTCCCCACTTTCCTCCAATCAG GAGGTGAGTGCGTTTGGTGAGGACGGGGAGGGGGACAACCTTGACGAGTGGACGGTCCAATGCGGGGGCTCCGTGTGGCAGCGTGAAGAGGCCGTCCGCTTCCTCCACACCGCTACCGAGGCTCTGCTGTCAGTGACAGGGGAGCAGTATGGGCGACCCATCCACGGACAGAGGGAGGTACACGCCATGGCAGGCTCCAGCCAGCACAGCCTGTGGAAGGCCATGGAAGGAATCTACATGAAGCCTAGCGAGAGCCCGCTAGGTAGCAGAGACTACAGCCATCCTCAACACACAGAGTTCTGA
- the supt6h gene encoding transcription elongation factor SPT6, producing the protein MADFIESEAEESAEEEEFEEKDLKPKKAQKFLEDDEEEEEENTEDQDEHGNLRGLIDDDVDEEEEHAGSGSAGVASDSEEEVRHRRKKRNYDDYLDDDDLDLIEENLGVKVKRRKKKYDRVRTMEDDEEEDDEKDMIADEIFTGDGDGDGELEEGEAVDIPLHRQIDDEEEGEDEESDIDDFIVDDDGQPITKKRGKKFSGYTDAALQEAQEIFGGDFDLADFDADTYEQGEEEEEDQDEEGWDRPKKQIKRRVGRKSIFEIYEPSELESSHMTDQDNEIRSTDMPERFQLRSMPVKPAEDDELEMEAEWVYRHAFSTLTISMQESTDYLDRGTTTNFSRKGPSTIAKIKEALNFMRNQHFEVPFIAFYRKEYVEPELNINDLWKVWQWDEKWTQLKTRKQNLTRLFRRMQSYQFEQISADPDKPLADGIRALDTGDVERLKDVQSIDELSDVYNHFLLYYGRNIPKMQNALKASKKRLKKIKEISEEDGEEVEVEVEEEVVGPKGPDLKLASRRDMYSICQNAGLDGLAKKFGLTPEQFGENLRDSYQRHETEQFPAEPAELAKDYVCSQFSTPEAVLEGTRYMVAMQIAREPLVRHVLRQTFQERAKINIKPTKKGKKDVDEAHFAYSFKYLKNKAVKELNGDQFLKMCLAEEEGLLTIDICIDLLGVKGYGDQTYFDEIKQFYYRDEFSHQVQEWNRQRTLAIERALTQFLYPQMAKELKNKLVAEAKENIVKSCCRRLYNWLKVAPYRPDQQVEEDDDLMDESQGKGIRVLGVAFSSSRDAPVFCSLINGEGEVVDFLRLPYFLKRRNAWKEDEREKKLHDIETLKKFLTSKKPHVVAVAGENRDAHMVMEDIKRAVSELEQESSLPAVGVELVDNELAMLYMNSKKSEADFRDYPPLLRQAVSVARKIQDPLVEYAQVCSSDEDILCLKLHPQQDQVVKEDLLSALYCEFINRVNEVGVDVNRAISHPYTQSLVQFICGLGIRKGSHLLKILKQNNTRLENRTQLVTMCHMGPKVFINCAGFIKIDTASLGDSTDSYIEVLDGSRVHPETYEWARKMAVDALEYDESAEDANPAGALEEILENPERLKDLDLDAFAEELERQGYGNKGITLYDIRAELSCRYKDLRVPYRPPNTEEVFNLLTKETPETFYIGKLITSVVTGIAHRRPQGESYDQAIRNDATGLWQCPFCQQDNFPELSEVWNHFDSGSCPGQAIGVRARMDNGVQGFIPTKFLSDKVVKHPEERVKVGMTVHCRIMKIDIEKFNVDLTCRTSDLMDKNNEWKLPKDTYYDFDAETDDAKQEEELKKKQQRTTYIKRVIAHPSFHNINFRQAEKMMESMDQGDVVIRPSSKGENHLTVTWKVADGIYQHVDVREEGKENAFSLGHTLWINTEEFEDLDEITARYIQPMAAFARDLLGHKYFHECYGGDRKKMEELLIRSKKEKPTFIPYFVSACKDLPGKFILGYQPRGKPRIEYVTITPDGFRYRSQVFPTVNGLFRWFKDHFQEPIPGVTPSSGSRTRTPASHNATPANINIADLTRAVNSLPRNMTSQMFSAIAAVTGQGQSQSQNPNTTPAQWGSSQYGYSGSTGAGGGGSSSAYHVFATPQQPMATPMMTPSFAYTPSQQTVGTPQYPGSTPQSSHGHSQSHSHSHGHHSSHHGHSSGTPSSSSSTSRGRTPQQPKSGSSTAVDWGKMAEQWLQDKEAERKKRTPRMTPRPSPSPMIESTPMSIAGDATPLLDEMDR; encoded by the exons ATGGCTGACTTCATCGAAAGCGAGGCTGAAGAatcagcggaggaggaggagtttgaAGAGAAAGATCTTAAGCCCAAAAAAGCACAGAAGTTTTTGGAAGATGACG aagaggaagaggaggagaacacaGAAGACCAGGATGAGCATGGGAACCTCCGAGGCCTGATTGACGATGAtgtggatgaggaagaggaacatGCCGGGAGCGGTAGTGCCGGAGTGGCCAGTGACTCCGAGGAAGAAGTCAGACACAGACGCAAAAAACGCA ATTATGATGATTACCTGGACGATGACGACCTTGACCTTATTGAGGAGAACTTGGGAGTTAAAGTGAAGAGAAGG aagaagaagtatgaCCGTGTGAGAACcatggaggatgatgaggaagaggacgatGAGAAGGACATGATAGCTGATGAGATCTTCACCGGAGATGGTGATGGCGATGGAGAGCtggaagagggggaggctgTGGACATACCTCTTCATCGTCAGATcgacgacgaggaggagggcgaAGACGAAGAGTCCG ACATAGATGACTTCATCGTAGATGATGACGGTCAGCCTATTACCAAGAAGAGAGGCAAGAAGTTCTCCGGATACACAGACGC AGCCCTACAGGAAGCCCAGGAGATATTCGGTGGGGACTTTGACCTTGCTGACTTTGACGCCGACACGTACGagcagggtgaggaagaggaggaggaccaggacgAAGAGGGCTGGGACCGACCCAAGAAGCAGAtcaagaggagggtggggaggaagagCATCTTCGAGATCTACGAACCCAGCGAGCTGGAAAGCAGTCACATGACTGACCAGGATAACGAGATTCGCTCGACAGACATGCCAGAGaggttccag CTGCGTTCCATGCCAGTGAAGCCAGCAGAGGACGATGAGCTGGAGATGGAAGCAGAGTGGGTCTACAGACATGccttctccaccctcaccatctccaTGCAG GAGAGCACAGACTACCTGGACAGAGGTACCACCACTAACTTCAGCAGGAAAGGGCCCAGTACTATTGCCAAGATTAAGGAAGCCCTCAACTTCATGAGGAACCAGCACTTTGAG GTTCCGTTTATAGCGTTCTACAGGAAGGAGTATGTGGAACCGGAGCTCAACATCAACGACCTGTGGAAGGTGTGGCAGTGGGACGAGAAG TGGACCCAGCTGAAGACCAGGAAACAGAACCTGACCCGCCTCTTCCGCAGGATGCAGTCCTATCAGTTTGAGCAGATCTCTGCCGACCCAGACAAACCCCTGGCAGATGGCATCCGGGCTCTGGACACCGGCGACGTGGAGCG GCTGAAAGACGTCCAGTCCATCGATGAGCTGAGCGACGTGTACAACCACTTCCTGCTGTACTACGGGAGAAACATCCCCAAGATGCAGAATGCTCTCAAGGCCAGCAAAAAGAGGCTCAAGAAGATCAAGGAGATTTCTGAGGAAGATG gtgaagaggtggaggtggaggtagaggaggaggtggtagggCCCAAGGGCCCGGACCTGAAGCTGGCGTCTCGCAGGGACATGTACAGCATCTGCCAGAACGCCGGGCTCG ACGGCCTGGCCAAGAAGTTTGGTCTGACTCCGGAGCAGTTTGGAGAGAATCTCCGAGACAGCTACCAGCGCCACGAGACGGAGCAGTTCCCCGCGGAGCCAGCAGAGCTGGCCAAGGACTACGTCTGCAG TCAGTTCAGCACTCCTGAGGCGGTGCTGGAGGGGACCAGGTACATGGTGGCCATGCAGATCGCCAGGGAGCCTCTGGTCAGGCACGTCCTCCGACAGACCTTCCAGGAGAGGGCCAAGATCAACATCAAGCCCACCAAGAAGGGCAAGAAG GATGTGGATGAGGCCCACTTTGCCTACTCCTTCAAGTACCTGAAGAACAAAGctgtgaaggagctgaacgggGATCAGTTCCTGAAGATGTGTCTGgccgaggaggaggggctgctcACCATCGACATCTGCATCGACCTATTAGGGGTCAAAGG GTATGGCGACCAGACCTACTTTGACGAGATCAAGCAGTTCTACTACAGGGACGAGTTCAGTCACCAGGTCCAGGAGTGGAACCGACAGAGAACCCTGGCCATAGAGAGAGCCCTCACCCAGTTCCTCTACCCACAGATGGCCAAGGAGCTCAAGAACAAGCTCGTGGCCGAGGCCAAGGAGAACATCGTCAAG TCGTGTTGCAGGCGTCTGTATAACTGGCTGAAGGTGGCTCCctacagaccagaccagcaggtggaggaggatgatgacctGATGGACGAGAGCCAGGGCAAAGGCATCAGAGTACTGGGAGTGGccttctcctccagcag AGATGCGCCCGTGTTCTGCTCCCTGATCAACGGGGAGGGCGAGGTGGTGGACTTCCTTCGTCTCCCCTACTTCCTGAAGAGGAGGAACGCCTGGaaggaggacgagagggagaagaag CTTCACGACATTGAAACCCTGAAGAAGTTTCTGACCAGTAAGAAGCCCCATGTGGTGGCTGTTGCCGGGGAGAATAG GGACGCTCACATGGTGATGGAGGACATCAAGAGGGCCGTCAGCGAGCTGGAGCAGGAGTCCTCTCTGCCCGCCGTGGGAGTGGAGCTGGTGGACAACGAGCTAGCCATGCTCTACATGAACAGCAAGAAGTctgag GCGGACTTCAGGGACTACCCCCCTCTGCTGCGCCAGGCCGTGTCAGTGGCCAGGAAGATCCAGGACCCCCTGGTGGAGTACGCCCAGGTCTGCAGCTCCGACGAGGACATCCTCTGCCTCAAGCTGCACCCgcagcag GACCAGGTGGTGAAAGAGGACCTGCTGAGTGCTCTGTACTGTGAGTTCATCAACCGGGTCAACGAGGTGGGCGTGGACGTGAACAGGGCCATCTCCCACCCCTACACCCAGAGCCTGGTCCAGTTCATCTGTGGCCTCGGCATCAGGAAAGGATCCCACCTCCTCAAG ATCCTGAAGCAGAACAACACTCGTCTGGAGAACAGGACCCAGCTAGTCACCATGTGTCACATGGGCCCCAAGGTCTTCATCAACTGTGCCGGCTTCATCAAGATAGACACGGCCTCGCTCGGGGACAG CACGGACTCCTACATCGAGGTCCTGGACGGCTCGCGCGTCCACCCCGAGACGTACGAGTGGGCTCGCAAGATGGCGGTGGACGCCCTGGAGTACGACGAGTCGGCAGAGGACGCCAACCCCGCCGGGGCCCTTGAGGAGATCCTGGAGAACCCGGAGCGCCTCAAAGACCTGGACCTGGACGCCTTCgccgaggagctggagagacag GGTTACGGTAACAAGGGCATCACGCTGTATGACATCCGGGCTGAGCTCAGCTGCAGGTATAAAGACCTGAGGGTTCCCTACAGACCCCCCAACACTGAGGAGGTCTTCAACCTGCTCACCAAAGAGACGCCTGAGACCTTCTACATag GTAAGCTGATCACCAGCGTGGTGACGGGGATAGCTCACCGGCGCCCCCAGGGGGAGAGCTATGACCAGGCCATCCGTAATGACGCCACCGGCCTGTGGCAGTGCCCCTTCTGCCAGCAGGACAACTTCCCTGAACTCAGCGAG GTGTGGAACCACTTTGACAGTGGCTCGTGTCCAGGGCAGGCTATTGGTGTGCGGGCCAGGATGGACAACGGGGTCCAGGGCTTCATCCCCACCAAGTTCCTCAGCGACAAGGTGGTCAAACACCCAGAGGAGAGGGTCAag GTGGGGATGACAGTGCACTGCCGCATCATGAAGATCGACATTGAGAAGTTCAACGTTGACCTGACCTGCCGCACGTCCGACCTCATGGACAAGAACAACGAGTGGAAGCTGCCTAAGGACACCTACTACGACTTTGACGCAGAGACGGACGACgccaagcaggaggaggagctcaAGAAGAAACAGCAGAGaacca cctacATCAAGCGTGTTATcgcccacccctccttccacaACATCAACTTCAGGCAGGCCGAGAAGATGATGGAGTCCATGGACCAGGGAGACGTGGTGATCCGACCCAGCAGCAAGGGAGAGAACCACCTCACCGTCACCTGGAAG GTGGCTGATGGTATTTACCAGCACGTAgacgtgagagaggagggaaaggagaacgCCTTCAGTCTGGGCCACACGCTCTGGATCAACACTgag GAGTTTGAAGATCTCGACGAGATCACGGCTCGTTACATCCAGCCAATGGCAGCGTTCGCTCGCGATCTCCTTGGACACAAATACTTCCACGAATGCTATGGAGGTGACAGGAAG AAAATGGAAGAGTTGCTGATCAGGTCAAAGAAAGAGAAGCCCACATTCATCCCCTACTTTGTGTCGGCCTGTAAAGATCTCCCAGGGAAGTTCATCCTGGGCTACCAGCCTCGTGGCAAACCCAG GATAGAGTATGTGACCATCACCCCTGACGGCTTCCGGTACCGTTCTCAGGTGTTCCCCACGGTTAACGGACTCTTCCGCTGGTTCAAAGACCACTTCCAGGAGCCCATACCGG GAGTCACCCCCAGCAGTGGCAGCAGAACACGAACACCTGCGTCTCACAACGCTACGCCAGCCAACATCAACATTGCCG accTGACGCGAGCTGTCAACTCCCTGCCTCGCAACATGACCTCACAGATGTTTAGCGCCATCGCCGCGGTAACAGGCCAGGgccagagccagagccagaaCCCCAACACCACGCCCGCCCAGTGGGGCTCCAGCCAATACGGTTACAGCGGCAGcacgggggcaggggggggtggcAGCTCCTCGGCCTATCAC GTGTTTGCCACGCCCCAGCAGCCCATGGCCACGCCCATGATGACCCCCAGCTTTGCGTACACGCCAAGCCAGCAGACTGTGGGCACTCCCCAGTACCCCGGCTCCACCCCTCAGTCCTCGCACGGACACTCGCAGTCGCACTCTCACAGCCACGGCCACCACAGCAGTCACCACGGCCACTCGTCTGGcacgccttcctcctcctcctccacctccagaggACGCACACCTCAGCAGCCCAA GTCGGGCAGCAGCACCGCGGTGGACTGGGGCAAGATGGCCGAACAGTGGCTGCAGGACAAGGAggcggagaggaagaagaggacccCCAGGATGACCCCGCGGCCCTCGCCCAGCCCCATGATCGAGAGCACGCCCATGTCCATCGCCGGAGACGCCACCCCGCTGCTGGACGAGATGGACCgatag